A region from the Mycolicibacterium phlei genome encodes:
- a CDS encoding glycerate kinase, whose amino-acid sequence MKFVLAPDSFKESMTASQAVAAMRAGVREVFPDAEIVGVPMADGGEGTVDAVVDALHGQRVEVPVADALGRTVTAQFGHVAARALAVIEMAAAAGLELIRPEERDILRASTFGVGQLITAALDRGAREILIGLGGSATNDGGTGMLTALGARFLDADGSALPPGGAALQRLETIDLRGLDPRLRDVRIRVASDVTAPLLGPTGASAVFGPQKGAGPADVETLEAALSRLASVTAATLGNADPRRPGAGAAGGVGFALVEFLGATIQSGVEEVAETVGLGGAVQGADWVFTGEGGVDAQTVMGKTPFGVAQAGIRAGAKVVILAGRVSPDAAVLLEHGVRRLVAITPDGTPLEKALRDGPAFLSRATAEVCRDLAD is encoded by the coding sequence ATGAAATTCGTGCTGGCACCGGACTCGTTCAAGGAGTCGATGACCGCCTCGCAGGCGGTGGCGGCGATGCGGGCCGGTGTGCGGGAGGTGTTCCCGGACGCCGAGATCGTCGGGGTGCCGATGGCCGACGGCGGCGAGGGCACCGTCGACGCGGTGGTCGACGCCCTGCACGGTCAGCGGGTCGAGGTGCCGGTGGCCGACGCGCTGGGCCGCACCGTGACCGCGCAGTTCGGCCACGTGGCCGCGCGGGCGCTGGCGGTGATCGAGATGGCGGCCGCCGCCGGACTGGAGCTGATCCGGCCCGAAGAGCGAGACATCTTGCGCGCCAGCACATTCGGAGTCGGTCAGCTGATCACCGCAGCGCTGGACCGCGGCGCCCGGGAGATCCTGATCGGCCTGGGCGGTTCGGCCACCAACGACGGTGGCACCGGGATGCTCACCGCGCTGGGCGCCCGGTTCCTCGACGCCGACGGGTCGGCCCTGCCGCCCGGCGGTGCGGCGCTGCAGCGGCTCGAGACGATCGACCTGCGCGGCCTGGATCCGCGGCTGCGCGATGTGCGGATCCGCGTCGCCTCCGACGTCACCGCACCGCTGCTGGGGCCGACGGGCGCCAGCGCGGTGTTCGGCCCGCAGAAGGGGGCGGGCCCGGCCGACGTCGAGACCCTCGAGGCGGCGCTGTCGCGGCTGGCGTCGGTGACGGCGGCGACGCTCGGCAACGCCGACCCGCGCAGGCCCGGTGCGGGCGCGGCCGGCGGGGTCGGCTTCGCGCTGGTCGAATTCCTCGGCGCCACAATCCAATCGGGTGTCGAGGAGGTCGCCGAGACGGTTGGACTGGGCGGGGCGGTGCAGGGCGCCGACTGGGTGTTCACCGGTGAGGGCGGCGTCGACGCCCAGACCGTGATGGGTAAGACGCCGTTCGGGGTCGCACAGGCGGGCATCCGGGCCGGCGCGAAGGTGGTCATCCTCGCCGGTCGCGTCAGCCCGGACGCCGCGGTGCTGCTGGAGCACGGGGTGCGGCGACTGGTCGCGATCACCCCCGACGGCACGCCGCTGGAGAAGGCGTTGCGGGACGGCCCCGCCTTCCTGAGCCGCGCGACCGCCGAGGTGTGTCGCGACCTCGCCGACTAG